atatagtTTTCCTAATGGGGCCAGTGGAGTTCTAAATATTCACAAGATGAATTTGTACCTACACAGTCTTTGCCTTACCACACTGCAGTTTTTCCTCACTCTTAATGGCATACCATTTAGCATGCAAAGCAATCTGTCATTTGTATGTTGTCAAATAAAATAAACCCTTGTGCTTAGCCTATGTAAATTATTTCAATATTTGACATTCTTTCTCTGTCAAGAATGCAAGAAATGCACAAATCTCTAGAGTCCAAAAATTTGCAAGAAATAACCAGGCATGTCATATTATGTGTTGGTGCCCTTGAGCAACACATAATTATATGATGACGCAGTGAgataaacaacaatgaaaaatattATTCACTTCATAATCTTTCTCTGCTTATCCCAAAGGTTACTATGATGTCCTAAAACAAATTTTTAATAGATATGTGTCCAAACTCTGAGATTTTGGCATGCAATAGCGAAGAAATAGGAATAGGATAAGACTTCCATCTTTACTaacctttatttacttttttattcctgCCATTTGGTTTTCTTTTGGATTTATTTTCATTACCCTTTTTGCTGTTTGGGCttgattctttcttttttggCTTAGACTTCAGGGAGCAGTGTTGCCCCCCAAGGTCACTGGTGGAAAACGTGCTGAACTGAGTCACCAGCTCCATCTCTTCACCACTCTCTGCTGGTGATTCGGAGCTTGATTCTTCATGGGGGAGATCTGGAGCATCTTTTTCGGTTTTCAGTTTCCTTTCGACAGTTCTTGAGTTATTGGTTTTATTCGCCTTTTTCTTGGGTGAGACTGGTTGGACATCCCCAATTTTCGCTTCTCTTACCATGGCATTAAAATCCTCTTCTTTACCTGTTGATTCAAGTGAAATGTAGGAACTGAACTCCTTCATTTGATCTGACAGTTTAGTAAATGTGTTTTTACTAGAGAAAGCACATTTATTAACCACTTTCCAATTATCCCTTTAACATCACATTATGCAAGTATATCAACTGAAAACTCATTATAGAATATCACTTCAATGCATGATCATTACCACACCCAATTTCATATCTAAGTAAGGAAAGAAGTAGAGTCTCGGGAAGTAAAAATTTGGAGAAGGAACGGTTGCTTGAAGATGAGACATTACACATTTACATATTCAAAATTGGTCACTCCAGACCCTCAAAATGATTCTCATTAAAATGCCACAACTGCAACTGTACTATATCCACACAACCTCATTCAAAGGGAGGATTTCATCTTAAAATATAGTACAACCCTGGCTCATCCATTCAGCCTTGAAAATTTCTTCAATTCCAGCTGATGTTTTTTCGGCTATTGTGATCTCTCACACTCTGACTATATCAAGCAATAtctactgcatgtaaataatccTCATAAAACATTTAATTATAGTCAATTCAAAGCAAATGCAAAACAAGAACTTTACTCACCATGAACATGAACTTCTGACAAGAGGCCAAAAACTCTTTTAACCTCTGAAAATTTTGCCCTTTTTGTTGGGAATGGAATCCGTCTTAGTCTTTCATCATTCTTCATGAGAATTGGTCTTTTTCCACCGAAGAAAGTGGCTCCGTTGTGGTGCTTGGCATGGTAGAAGATCAGGTCACATTTGTCGAGATGTGTCTTCCAGGACTCCATTAATTCTTGAACATGCTGTTAAATTAGAGTTCAATTACTGCTTTTTGGAATTAAATCAGACAAGAGAGTAGACACTTAAATTAATTACCATGAAGATATCAGTTACTGCTGCTGGAAGTCATTCAGACACACTGGTAAGAATTAGCATTTGGTAATTATAAAACTTTGTATATAATCACCTGCCGCTGAGACTGTTCATTGTAACGTCTGAGTGAAGAGCCGCTGGACTTAGGATGTGCCGTGCCACTCTGGTTGTCCTTGGCCCCTTGACTTCCGCCTTGCTTGGCTCGCACCGTGTAATTGTGAAATGTCTTGTGAATTACCACTTCCTTGCCTGTTGATGGGTCACATATATCATCATGTGGTAGAATTTAATCACATGTATCAAGGGGTAAAACTAGATAACAAGTTTACAATGAAAAATATGCAATGTCATTTCACAAATTGGAGGAAATCAGAAGGCAGGTAGATACTTAAGGAGCATTAATACCCCTCGCAGCAACCTACCCCTGAAAACAGCTGCAGCAAAGTGTCCACCTCCAAGCAGAAGGATGGCCCAGTTTTTCTTGCGAGGTGCTGCCAAGGCACGCTGGATCACATCTTGTTCCCCGTCTATTTCAACCTGCAGTCACATTATTTACAGTATAATATATGGAGAAGAATGAATATAATAATTACACTAATTAAAATAACATACAATAGTGTGGATAGAAATCTTATGCTGGGACAGACTGACCACTCATCAATCAAACACTCAGTGATAGAGGCAACAGTTTGGAAGTCCATATGAATATCCCCTTTATTTAGTGTCATTTACTTTAGTCACGAAACACAAGAAATTATAACATGAGTTTCCACATTTCCTGCCTGTTTTAAAAAGGGTGTATTCATATCTAACATTAAGGAATATAATGAAGTAGGTTCATCTATATAGGTATACATATTTCTTTTTCACTTACTGATTTATAATACAGAACATTTCTGTAAAGAGATATCACATAGCCATCAGCATTCAGGAAGAAGAGGTGAGCCTGTCGCTTCAGAACAGGAGCATTTGTCTCTGAAAATTGATGTCTGAGTTGACTGCATGATGGCACCTATGCATAGCCAAACAATTACTTTACACTGACAAGACAGCTGATGACAATTAACCGTAGCACACATTTACCTGCATTTTTggtatactcctcttcctcctcatcatcatcatcacttgaATCCTCTGACCCAGAGATGCTGGACATGTCACCTGTTACCCACCAAAGAAAAATTGCCACATGTTTGAAAACCTGAATAATCAATGAAAACTTACTAGAGGTACATGAATGTCAACATGGCAGGAAGAAAAATGCTAGTAAGACACGAGCTGGAGAGGTTGAgtgaaatgagtgaaaaaaaatactaaggaACATTGTTACTATTCTAGTAGGTATGCAGGATCATTTGAAGTGAAGTAACTCTACTTTATTGTTGCCTGGAGGTATTACATTAATTATCTATGATGCTTACAAGTGAGTTTTGCAaatattttatgaaaattataTACTCATAAAGAAATTTATAATTAATGACTAGATCTGAATGCATATCCTATAACTGTCATGGGGTCTAGTTATGTAACTATATACTGTATATAAAACTTGATGTATTCATTTGCTGTACCAGAATTGGAGACAATATATAACCAAAAATTCACCCCATCATTTGATGCCACTTACTAGACTCATCCATGAACTGCTCCTCAGTGAGGGGAGGCTTTCCTCCCATGGATCGCCGCAGGTTGTTGCGGTGCCAGTCTAGGCGGTAGTGGGAGACTTGCTCCTCACGGTCAGCAAAGGCAGTCTGGCAGTGGGAGCAACGCATCCCCACCTGGGCGGAGGGGAGGCTGGGCCGGAACATGGGCAGGCCAATGGAGCAATGGTCTGTGGAGAAACTTGTCAATTTTAAGGTTTCATTTAAAAATTGTATGATAAGTAAGTTAAACCCTCAGCAAGTTGGACACCTCTGGGCTCAGGGATCATCtgatttttagcttttttttttaacatatccATGATCTGATTCTAATGATGTTTGAAGTGCATAACTCAGAAAAGTCATTATCATAATCTTTAGCCTTTAATAGTCTGCTACAAACCAAGGTTCAATCCCATCAACCAGCCTCCCCAGCAGCCTATATCCTTCCTTTTTGGCTGTttgatgaatgggtacctggggaggcTTCGGAAGGTAAACCATGGTGGCCTGCTTGTCTTATGTCCTGGGGTATATTGGGATTTTACACATCACAGGTTCAAGGTACTAAATAATGGTTGATAAGAATCTATGCCTGTCTAAGCTAGGAGGACTTTCTCACCTTTACTTGGTGAAGATGAAGGTTGGTTGCTGACTTCCACATACTCTGCACTTCCTGGTGCTAAGCGGATACCGGCCAAAAGTGTTGAAACCTAAGGTGAAAATGCAACTGTCaataaaaatgaaatatgaaGTGAGTATAACAGCTGCCAATCATTACTTGATTTATCCAACCTAGCTTCTTATGCAGGATATAGAGTAGTATTGGGTGGAAGGAGAAGCCACCTAGATAAAGGAAAACTCCAgagggtagagggaagaggaTGCTGGTTGGGGGAATGGTGGAGGGCAGCACTCAATTAAAATTTAAAGATCAAGTTTGAGCAGACCTGAGGATTTTCTTGAGGACAAAATACTGAGCACATATATACATCACAACAGACTTTGGATACTCACATGGCCCTCATCCCAGAGTGAAACATGTTGAATTGGCTTCATGGTGACTGATGAGACTTGCTTACTTCAGAACTTCAAAATAAGGCAtctttgataataatgataatggtataaTGATAATGGTATAATAATAATGGTTACCTATTTATACTAGTTACCATACTTATTTTTCTAAAGCATTAAACAGAATAACTCACCTAATATTAAGTACCACAAGATCCAGATATATACAATATATCAAACATTAATCAAATCAATAGCAATAACAAAGTTAATTCTGTAATCCTCTATCATAATAACCCCTGCCTCAAGATCACAGCTTTTTCAGAGAGCTCTTGAGTAGCATCACATTTTCTTAGATTAATTTGGCTCCCCGATGGGGTGGtattactctagaattacacccaactgaCTTGCACGGTTGGCAGTATATATTCTTTCTCTAttagaatggaataaactcccacttTCAGTATTCCAGTCCAGTACGATCAAatcttttaaaaacaagctcaaccgacGCATTTCATGTATACCGCCGCGTTCCCcgcagtctcaatggccccctagccaattttgattgcgaggggtgagtatgggcaaacactagaataacacCCCACCTTGTctatgtggtctgaatatctatgtaaacccATGTAAATAATGTGCTACATGGAAAACCAACCAACCATTACATTCACACCCGTAAAActcacaaaacaacacaacatgCTGAGGTGTTACACGTCACATACACGTTACGTACAAACAAAATTCCTAAcactatagaaaaaaaatacaattacaGTACACACTTTACTGGTTTACATTTCCCAACACACCTGAAACACCAGGTAATTACAATAACGTCAATAAGTCTTGCCACACGTGATAAAACACAACACAGCTgactcactcttcttcctcctcttgtgaccatatcatcatcatcttgtcacCACAGACTTAAATATAAGGTCAAAATTGCCTCCGAACATTATTAAGCCGTGCCTCTCTCCTACCtgcacagataacgagattccattttcttttttcttacatgTACTACTAGAAAGCTATTTTTAGAGACTTGCCCTCACTTATATATCCCGATTTTCCTGGCTTGTTCTCAAtctattcccctttttttcagATTAATTTATTACACCACACGAAATTACATTCGTAGGGTTATTTTTTTTCCCGTGCACCCCCCCAATGTTTTCTACAGCGGCCTCAAAATGTCTTTAATTATTAATgtgcttattaaaaaaaaaaaataataataatgataattcccCCACCTGTGCATCAATGCTTCACCCGCCGCCCTCCCCTTCCCAagtcatgaacctatgatgccctctagccaccaccccccaaaaaatatctgccaaaattaccggcttggagagagagagagagagagcgggccaTAATTTCTGGGGCTGCAATAAGCCCCCAGTGTTTTCTATATAGGCCTCAAAATGcccatttttttaattttaaattTCCCTCATGCACCTGAGCATGCTCGCtttgctctcccctcccccactcatgAACCAATGATGCCCTCtagtcccccccaaaaaaaatctaccAAAAATAAAGGGCCTGAAGAATGCTCTGATGGAAGTGTATCACAGCTTATAGGTGAAAGGAATGTCTATCTGAATGTGTGCTTAAGGATCAGTGCAGGCTTGGAAATATATCTTAATGTCATTATCTCAACATGAGAAAGACACTCCATGGATGACAGTGGCCAAGTGGTGAGCAGGCTGGTGTACTTTTCTAGTTTTACGAGTCCAACTATCAGCAGCCCTCTTGCCTTTGcctttgaaagagaaaaaaaagaggggagggagaatctTGCAAAAATGACGAGAGATCAGTTCCTTAGCCATTCCTTaattataaaagaatgtgttgtaCTATGATTTTTCAGGATAAAATATTAAAACTGTTAACAAAGCAATGACAAGGGATGATAACAGCAGCAAATGCAAGCACTTCTGTCAGGAAAAAGGCACAGCAAGAGATGAATTGTCTTTTGGCACATTTTAATAAACAGAAATTATATTACATTAATATCTAATGTATAGAAAGTGAGATGGTATGAAAACATAATATTGACCTTCCCTTTTGAAATCTGCTACAGCCCAGGCATGCCATTACACTACACAAGACTACGCCAGGTTTGAATTGTGTTTCCCTCTAATTACACTAATACCTTAGGATCCTTTAGAAACCTTTAGAAAGTCATTGTAAAGTCAGCACCATgtatgaaagagaaaataggtgACTGTAAAAGATAAGAGGTAAAAGTTGGATTGAGTAAAAATCAGAGAATATGTGATGAACTAGGTAAGATCATAAGAGAGGGATTTGAATGCAATTTTATTAGGGAGGAAATGCAGTGGCAAACATAAAAGATAGGTAACAATTTTTATGATACAAGAATATTAAGAATTCCAATAAAGTCTATCAATTCTATCTTGATATTTCTTGATCCCTTTCCACATGAACTTTTTTGTATTTCATCTCTCATTGAACAAAATAGTTTTTCTTGCTTTTCCCTTAAAATATGTGTAGGAGGCTTATGTTCAAAGTTATACATATAACAAGCAAAAGATTGTCATGGTGGGGGTTTCCACTTCTCAAAGCAATGAGAATTTGATCTCCTTGGGATAATGGTGCCCCTTCCC
The DNA window shown above is from Eriocheir sinensis breed Jianghai 21 chromosome 3, ASM2467909v1, whole genome shotgun sequence and carries:
- the LOC127005755 gene encoding ankyrin repeat and zinc finger domain-containing protein 1-like, giving the protein MKPIQHVSLWDEGHVSTLLAGIRLAPGSAEYVEVSNQPSSSPSKDHCSIGLPMFRPSLPSAQVGMRCSHCQTAFADREEQVSHYRLDWHRNNLRRSMGGKPPLTEEQFMDESSDMSSISGSEDSSDDDDEEEEEYTKNAETNAPVLKRQAHLFFLNADGYVISLYRNVLYYKSVEIDGEQDVIQRALAAPRKKNWAILLLGGGHFAAAVFRGKEVVIHKTFHNYTVRAKQGGSQGAKDNQSGTAHPKSSGSSLRRYNEQSQRQHVQELMESWKTHLDKCDLIFYHAKHHNGATFFGGKRPILMKNDERLRRIPFPTKRAKFSEVKRVFGLLSEVHVHGKEEDFNAMVREAKIGDVQPVSPKKKANKTNNSRTVERKLKTEKDAPDLPHEESSSESPAESGEEMELVTQFSTFSTSDLGGQHCSLKSKPKKKESSPNSKKGNENKSKRKPNGRNKKVNKGSTHKTKVWDLLHSACKSGNIDHLSVALKVSSVNPEDDSLSQEVLESLAAVDIPADLSKITFGSRSQTLLHVAAESGKHDVIWWLLEHGCDPGVTDAAKRAPFDDSVDKESRNTFRRFMAEWPDKYDYKKAKIPSPLTKDIEEEQAAKMALRRKAQRQAKLGRQREKKQQEKMKLEQEKKLQVEEEERKRFLALSDREKRALAAERRFQEQQQQQDSVLRCFMCAKDISGIIPFEYSDNKFCTTKCVREHRTKES